Proteins encoded by one window of Enterobacter hormaechei subsp. xiangfangensis:
- the rstB gene encoding two-component system sensor histidine kinase RstB, whose protein sequence is MKKLFVQFYLLLFVCFLVMTMLVGLVYKFTAERAGRQSLDDLMKSSLYLMRSELREIPPHDWARTLKELDLNLSFDLRIEPMKDFDLAPPAMQRLRDGDIVALDEKYTFIQRIPRSHYVLAVGPVPYLYYLHQMRLLDLALLGFIAISLAFPVFIWMRPHWQDMLKLESAAQRFGEGHLTERIHFDSGSSFDRLGIAFNQMADNINALIASKKQLIDGIAHELRTPLVRLRYRLEMSENLTGAESQALNRDIGQLEALIEELLTYARLDRPQTELHLSTPDLPVWLQTHINDVQSVNPQRKLLTAITPGAYGALDMRLMERVLDNLMNNAMRYSETTLRIGLDLQGSQAILCVEDDGPGIEPAEREKVFEPFVRLDPSRDRATGGCGLGLAIVRSIAQAMGGSVRCEASELGGARFVFSWPIYHNIPLPVPA, encoded by the coding sequence ACCGCAGAGCGCGCGGGCAGACAATCCCTCGACGATCTGATGAAAAGCTCGCTCTACCTGATGCGTAGCGAGTTGCGAGAAATACCACCTCATGACTGGGCGCGCACGTTAAAAGAGCTGGATCTGAATCTGTCGTTTGATCTGCGTATCGAACCCATGAAGGATTTTGACTTAGCGCCGCCTGCGATGCAGCGTCTGCGCGATGGAGACATCGTCGCGCTGGACGAGAAATATACCTTCATTCAGCGTATTCCGCGCAGCCATTATGTCCTGGCCGTCGGGCCGGTGCCCTATCTCTATTACCTGCACCAGATGCGCCTGCTGGATCTCGCCCTGCTGGGCTTTATTGCCATCTCGCTCGCTTTCCCTGTATTCATCTGGATGCGACCGCACTGGCAGGACATGCTGAAACTGGAATCCGCCGCACAGCGTTTTGGGGAGGGTCATTTAACTGAACGCATACATTTCGACAGTGGTTCCAGTTTTGACCGGCTCGGTATTGCCTTTAACCAGATGGCCGATAACATCAACGCCCTGATTGCCAGCAAGAAGCAGCTGATCGATGGCATTGCGCATGAACTGCGCACTCCGCTGGTACGCCTGCGTTATCGCTTGGAGATGAGCGAGAACCTCACCGGGGCGGAATCGCAGGCGCTCAATCGGGATATTGGCCAGCTTGAAGCGCTAATTGAAGAGCTGCTGACCTATGCCCGCCTCGATCGGCCTCAGACGGAGTTGCACCTCAGTACACCGGATCTCCCCGTCTGGCTACAGACGCATATTAACGATGTGCAGAGCGTTAACCCTCAGCGAAAACTGCTGACAGCCATTACCCCCGGCGCGTACGGCGCACTGGACATGCGCCTGATGGAACGCGTGCTGGATAATCTGATGAACAACGCCATGCGCTACAGCGAAACGACGCTGCGCATAGGTTTAGATTTGCAGGGAAGCCAGGCGATTCTGTGTGTGGAAGACGATGGCCCCGGCATTGAGCCGGCGGAGCGTGAAAAAGTTTTTGAGCCGTTTGTGCGCCTCGATCCCAGCCGCGACCGGGCTACCGGCGGCTGTGGTCTGGGGCTGGCTATTGTCCGTTCTATTGCCCAGGCGATGGGCGGTTCGGTTCGCTGCGAAGCGAGCGAGCTGGGTGGGGCCCGGTTCGTCTTTAGCTGGCCGATCTATCACAACATTCCCCTTCCCGT